The sequence ACTGTTGaacatttcagtttcagttcagcatttttcagtttctggaaGTGCAACAAGTAGTACGACTTACCATTGACCTGTCCCTCCAAAAGTATTTGGCTAATGGAGATGCAGCCATGTAACACCTGCTCACATTTGTgtctgaactgaaactgaaaaattcagcaactgaaaaatgtgaccacaaaagttttattgtaagttttgcctttgaggtcattttttttctttcagtttattttttattcactttcaatttatttttttgtgtttgatgctTGGGAGATTTTGTCCAATTATTATGACACAAATTTAATCCCATTTTAAGGTAGTACACATATGCATAATTAGATGCAAATGGTTTATGAATTGACCCAGTTTCTATTTGTTGATGCTtgacttttttcattatttgttcaTTTGAATGTGTTCTGCTGTTATAAACCTGGTATAAACTTGCTTTTCTCCAGACATCCTGGACAACCGGTTGTTGATTAATGAAGACTGCACCAAAAAGGTAAATATGCTACAGGCATTAATTAGCATACAGTTAAACTTCCTACCTTAGTAGATATAGTTGTttgataagataagatatactttattgtAACCTCAGGGATGTTTTTCTTGGGCACAGCATCACTGCATTACAAAATATCTCCAGACATACTAACATACTTAGCAACATTCTTACAATCATTCCTACAAAACATTTAAGCAAAATATGTTGAATTTCATacattcaacaaaaaaaagagaaaaaaaagaaaacacagacacacaataagACCAATAAAACCAATTCAACTTATAAAACTAATAAAGTGCACCAGTGTTGCACTTTTGTTACGACTCGGCCTAGGGGAAACCCCAGCGCAACATGAAAAGTGTGAGACTCCCTTCTTCCCAGTTTCCAAGAACCACCAGCCACAAGGAATTTACAGCCCTTTAGCTTTTTATTCAGAATTTCTTAAGCTTCAGGGTGGGCTAAcaggaaaataacaaacagaagTAACTAAAGCTGAGGAACCTAAACTTACCTActcaaacaaaagaagaacaaaaagacaagcCACTAACCTAACTCCTAATCTAAcaagaaacaggagaaaattgGATTTAACAAAATTACTGCCCACCCCTACGAAACGTGGGCAAAATTACATAGAACATCAGAACGTGTTGGTTGGAAGTGGAGAGAGATGAGCCTCCTCAGAAGCTGGAAGAAGCCGTCCTTAAAAACTACAAGCCTCTGGGGGCTGGAACCAATCAGCTCTCTAGAACAACCCACAACTCAGACAGTCACAATCATTCAATCAGCCCCTACACACCTgcatcccaacacacacacacacacacacacacacctcagcaggAACCCTAGGAAGAGAGAGATCCACAACACAAGCACAAAATTGAAGCACATACAAATTACACAGCAGAAAAGTGCTCAAGTGACCTCTGGGTCATAACACTTTGTACCAGAAAATTGCACATTTCACGTAAAACCAACAACTAGAATGTTGCACATGCTAATGTAATCCCTGCTATACATCACACTCTGTGACCATAATGTAATGTTACATCAACACAGCATTTAACTGCAGCTATTTAAAATCGTAATAAAAGTTTTCATAACAATTAAATCTGCATTTTGGAACTCAAACATGCAGACAGTTTGTTTTGGTGCTGTGACATGCACATATTTCCAAACTACAAATTATGGTTCAAACCATGATTTTCTAAATTCTCTGCGCTTGAAACTCTGTAATTCTGCATCCACCATTGTAACATGTGGACCAAGTCTACCCTTGTAAGTTCTCTTTTGTTGGTTCATTGCAGATGAGGCAGCTGTTAAACACCTACTATCCCATAGAAATTGATGCTAGTCGGACTGCTGAAGAGAAGCTGCCTCTCATGGTGGAATGGTaagaaacagataaaagcatCATTTGTAAGAAATAATAACCCCTCTctgttttaatgtgtatttCTCAGGAAATAAGTTGATTCCAGGACTGGCTGGAATGAtgagaaatgataaaatgcaaaatattttttgagtACTTTGAATAATAAGCTCTACATCTTGATGACACTGACAGGAAAGGAAACTAAAGGCAATCATGGTTGAAATTTGTCTCGTGTTGCTCTCCACAGGTGGACTAAAGTACATGAACTCCTCATTCAGCAGAGGATCAGGAAGGACATGCTAGCTCAGGCTGTCAAGGAATCCAGCGCTATGCTCAGGTACATACAGCTCAATGTCCAGATTAACCAAGATCCTGATTCTTCTGAGAAAAACGTATTTGTCAAAAACACCTACAAAATGTAATAATCCATTATacaatttttgtcattttatcatAAATCCAAATACTTTTTAAACTATTGCAATTGTATGTGCTACTACTTTACTATTTACAACACATAACTGGAAGAATAGTTGTTTAAGATACTAACATAAACCTCTGGCAAAGATGATTGTTGGTTCATGTGTCTAATGAGTGGTGTGTCGATGTCTTCAGGGAGGGCCACAAAGTGTTTTTTGACCGTCTGGCTGAGCACCAGGTCCCTCTGTTGATCTTCTCAGCCGGTGTTGGAGACGTCCTGGAGGAGGTGATCCGACAAAACCAGGTCTTCCATCCTAATGTGCATGTCATCTCCAACTACATGGACTTTGACCACACTGTGAGTTTGACCCCACTCGGCCTATGATGTATGTTATTGTATGAAGATCTTCCACTTTACCTTGTAGGGGAAGTTATCAGaatataaaagtacaaaaactgtttttaacaaTGCAAATGGGCAAGAAGCAAGATTCTTCTTGCCTCATAGCTACACAGAATCTCACTGGATGTTTGACAGGGTTGTCAATGAATACCAATTACACCAAAACCACCTTTCCTCAACAGTTTATTGATTTCAAGGCACAGAAAACAGGAACAGAATAAAGGAAATGCTAAACAAATCAAGCTAATTTGAAATAATGAAAGCAAGCAGTATTACTGGTGGAGTATTTACCAATAATATCATCAGGCTGTTTCTGTTTGATCTTTGTTGTTCTATAGATCATTTAAGTACGTTAAAGATAGTCATTACATTCACTACAAGGATCAGCCTGATTCTTCTCCCCAGTTTTAGTCAAGGTATTTGAGGTATGAGTGTCTCTTCTTGTTGAAAAGGGGGTCCTGCGAGCCTTTAAAGGCCAACTGATCCACACCTTCAACAAGCGGGAGGGAGCTCTGTCACATGCAGCTcgcctcacagagctgcagggTCGACCCAACGTGCTGCTGCTGGGAGACTCTTTGGGAGACCTGACCATGGCCGACGGGGTGTCCGAGCCTGAGAATATCCTGACCATCGGCTTCCTCAACGACCAGGTCAGACCACAGGGAGGATTTCTTGTATCAGCACAGCCAGTTACGGGAATGTGATTGTCACCGTCTGTATGTTGTTTATCGCAGgtggaagagaggaaggagacgTACGTGAACTCCTTTGACATCGTACTGGTGAAGGACGAGACGATGGACGTTCCAAACAGCATCCTCAGGTACATTACTTCATCGAGAGACAACAAATAAGAAGTGCAGGAAGGAAGTGGACACAACTCAGTTCAAACCAAATACATTCACTCCATTCACTGTGTTGCAAGCTGGACAATCACTAACCTCAAACAGACCTCAAGACTGGACTTTTTCACCTCTGTGTCCGCAGGAGTGATTAATGGTGCAAATCACACACACTATACt is a genomic window of Thunnus maccoyii chromosome 20, fThuMac1.1, whole genome shotgun sequence containing:
- the LOC121887043 gene encoding 7-methylguanosine phosphate-specific 5'-nucleotidase-like, which gives rise to MVYHIPWIYTPVRSILAIWHQFTKTEIPELAKCSVLMRERSRVEETIYAMQRAGAGSLHVISDFDMTLTRFAHNGKRVPTTHNILDNRLLINEDCTKKMRQLLNTYYPIEIDASRTAEEKLPLMVEWWTKVHELLIQQRIRKDMLAQAVKESSAMLREGHKVFFDRLAEHQVPLLIFSAGVGDVLEEVIRQNQVFHPNVHVISNYMDFDHTGVLRAFKGQLIHTFNKREGALSHAARLTELQGRPNVLLLGDSLGDLTMADGVSEPENILTIGFLNDQVEERKETYVNSFDIVLVKDETMDVPNSILRYITSSRDNK